The genomic region GCTGCCCGTACGCTTCTCTTTCAACGAAGGCCAGCTCTCCACCGCCGACAGCACCCCCACCGCCGAGCAGGCCCTGGCCGCCGACCTTCCCGCCGACGAGCCCACGGCCCCCGAGCCCGAACCTACGGACCGCTACGTGTTCCACTGCGCCCAGCTGGGCTGGCTGAACGCCGACCGCCCGCAGACCGGCGCCACCACCTCGCTGCAAGCCACCGAGTCCGTAACGTCCTCCGCCAACATGCCGGACGGCACTGCCGTCCGGCTGGTGCTGCGCGGCGCCACGCCCACCATCCTGGCCGCCGAGGCCGGCAGCGGCAGCTACCAGTTCGACAACGTGCCGGCCGGCCGCCGCGCCGTACTCATCGGCCTGCGCTACGAAGCCGGCACGCCCTACCTAGCCTGGCAGGAAACCACCACCGGCCAGGAGCCCGACCCGCTGGAGTTTCAGGAAGTCACGCTGGACGAGCTGGAACGGCGCTTGGAGCGGCTGTAACTGCAAGCGCACAAGCAGTATCTTGCAGGCACCTAATCTGCTGACTCATGGGACTTCCCGCCTCGCCACTCACCTACGTTTCGCCCGAAGACTACCTGGAAGCGGAGCGCAAAGCCGAACACAAGCACGAATACTGGAACGGGGATATCCGCGCCATGTCGGGCGCCAGTTTCGCCCACAATCAGATATGCATGAATTTGGGTGCTGAGCTGCACGCGCAGCTAAAAGGTAAATCGTGCACCGTGGTTGGCAGCGACCAGCGGGTGCAAGTGCTCAGCGAAACCACGTTCGTCTATCCGGATCTGACGGTGGTATGCGGCCCGCGGGAGTTTCAGGACCAAATGAAGCCCGACACGCTGCTCAACCCCACCCTGCTGGTGGAAGTGCTGTCGGCTTCCACGAAAAGCAACGACCGGGGCGACAAATTTTTCCTGTACCGGCAGATTCCCAGCCTCCGCCAATACCTGCTCCTGGATTCGCAAACCATCCACGCCGAGCTGCACACCCGCGACGAGCTGGGCCGCTGGATTCTCACCGAAACCTCCGACCGCAACACCATACTGGAACTGGACAGCATCGCCTGCCGCGTCCCGCTGACCGATGTATATGCCAGCGTAGAGCTGTAACGCGAAATTCCATTTCGCGACGAGCAACGCGAGTAACCGGTACCGTGCCGCCTGAGTCAATGCCGGATACTCGCGGTGTTCGTCGCGAAACGGACTTTCGCGTTACAGCTTCACCGTAATGCTCTGCGCCTCCGTGAAGAAGCGCAGCGCCTCCAACCCGCCTTCGCGGCCCACACCGGAGTTCTTCATGCCGCCGAACGGCGTGCGCAGGTCGCGGTGCAGCCAGGTGTTGATCCAGACGATGCCGCTGTGCAGCTGGTGCGCCACGCGGTGCGCCCGGTTCAGGTCGCGGGTCCAGATGGTGGCGGCCAGGCCGTAGTCGGTGCCGTTGGCCCAGGTTAGCACTTCTTCTTCGGTGTCGAAGGGCGTGAGCGTGACCACGGGGCCAAAGATTTCCTCGCGGTTGACGCGGCAGTCGGGCGCGAGGCCCTCGAACACGGTGGGCTGCAGGAAGTAGCCGTTGGTGCAGCGGCCATCCAGCATTACGCGCTGCCCGCCGGCCAGCAGGGTGCCGCCTTCTGCGTGGGCCAGCGCAATGTAGCACAGTACTTTCTGCAAATGTGCCTCACTCACCAAAGCCCCTTGTCGGCTGGTTTCCAGCTGCGGGTCGGCCACGGTCAGGTCTGCCACGCCCGCCAGGAAATCAGTTTTGAACTGCTCGTAGATGCTACGCTCAATAAAGATGCGCGAGCCGCACAAACAGATCTGGCCCTGGTTGGCGAAGCTGCTGCGCAGGCTGGTGCGCACGGTCTCGGCCAGGTCGCAGTCGGCGAAGACGATATTGGGGTTTTTGCCGCCCAGCTCCAGCGAGAGTTTCTTGAACATGGGCGCGGCGGTGCGGGCAATCTGCTCGCCGGTTTTGGTGCCGCCCGTGAAGCTGATGCCCTTGATGCCCGGGTGCTCGATGATGGGCTGGCCCGCGCCCGGCCCCGTGCCGTGCACGATGTTGAGCACGCCCGCCGGCAGCCCGACCTCTATGCACAGCTCACTCAGCAGAAACGCCGTGTAGGGCGTGATTTCCGAGGGTTTGGCCACCACCGTGCACCCGGCCGCCAGCGCCGGCGCAATCTTCCAGGTAAACAAATACAGCGGCAGATTCCAGGGCGAAATGCAGCCCACCACGCCCAGCGGATGCCGCACGGTGTAGTTCAGGGCCACGCCTTCCTGGAAGTGGGTTTCGGAGGCAAAGTGCTGGGCGGCTGTGCCGAAAAAGGCGAAGTTGCTGGCCGCGCGCGGGATGTCTACGGTGCGGGCCAAGCTGACGGGCTTGCCGTTGTCCTGGCTTTCGGCCTGGGCCAGGCGCTCCAGGTCACGCTCAATCAGCTCCGAAATGCGCACCAGCAGCCGGCCCCGGTCTTCGGCCGGCAGCCGGCGCCAAGCGGGCAGCGCCGCCTCGGCGGCGGCGGTGGCGCGGGCCACGTCTTCGGCGTCGGAATCGGGCAGGTAGCTGAACACCTCGCCGGTGGCGGGCTCGAGGTTGGGCAGGTAGCGACCGGCGGCGGGCGGCACCAGCTGGCCGTTGAGATAGTTCTGGAGGTGAAGCATAGCGAAGCAGCAGGAACGCCCGAAAAGGTACGACTTAGCCGGCAACGGCTACCTTTGCCCGCCCCGGCTGTGGGCCGGCCAGTTATCTTTTTCGCTGAATTCTGCATCTGTATGCCTCACGCAACATCCGGCTGGCGGCTGGCGCTGGTAGTGGCTTCCTATCTGGCCGTATTCGTAGCCTGGACCTGGCCGCTGGCC from Hymenobacter canadensis harbors:
- a CDS encoding Uma2 family endonuclease translates to MGLPASPLTYVSPEDYLEAERKAEHKHEYWNGDIRAMSGASFAHNQICMNLGAELHAQLKGKSCTVVGSDQRVQVLSETTFVYPDLTVVCGPREFQDQMKPDTLLNPTLLVEVLSASTKSNDRGDKFFLYRQIPSLRQYLLLDSQTIHAELHTRDELGRWILTETSDRNTILELDSIACRVPLTDVYASVEL
- a CDS encoding aldehyde dehydrogenase yields the protein MLHLQNYLNGQLVPPAAGRYLPNLEPATGEVFSYLPDSDAEDVARATAAAEAALPAWRRLPAEDRGRLLVRISELIERDLERLAQAESQDNGKPVSLARTVDIPRAASNFAFFGTAAQHFASETHFQEGVALNYTVRHPLGVVGCISPWNLPLYLFTWKIAPALAAGCTVVAKPSEITPYTAFLLSELCIEVGLPAGVLNIVHGTGPGAGQPIIEHPGIKGISFTGGTKTGEQIARTAAPMFKKLSLELGGKNPNIVFADCDLAETVRTSLRSSFANQGQICLCGSRIFIERSIYEQFKTDFLAGVADLTVADPQLETSRQGALVSEAHLQKVLCYIALAHAEGGTLLAGGQRVMLDGRCTNGYFLQPTVFEGLAPDCRVNREEIFGPVVTLTPFDTEEEVLTWANGTDYGLAATIWTRDLNRAHRVAHQLHSGIVWINTWLHRDLRTPFGGMKNSGVGREGGLEALRFFTEAQSITVKL